The proteins below are encoded in one region of Sulfitobacter sp. SK012:
- a CDS encoding Na+/H+ antiporter subunit C — MEMLVASAIGIMTAGGIYLTLRLRTFPVIMGISLLTYAVNVFLFASGRLTIGAPPILRDGVDVYTDPLPQALVLTAIVISFGMTAVVVMIGLGAYLGSDDDHVDDQPVDIDGETEGNS, encoded by the coding sequence ATGGAAATGCTCGTTGCTTCAGCCATTGGGATCATGACCGCTGGCGGTATCTATCTAACGCTCCGCTTGCGGACGTTCCCAGTTATTATGGGTATCTCGCTGCTGACCTATGCGGTGAACGTGTTTTTATTCGCCTCAGGCCGGTTAACGATCGGAGCCCCACCAATTTTGCGCGATGGGGTCGACGTTTATACTGATCCTTTGCCACAAGCACTGGTTCTGACAGCTATCGTCATTTCGTTTGGGATGACGGCGGTTGTCGTGATGATCGGTCTTGGTGCCTATCTTGGCTCTGATGACGACCATGTGGATGACCAACCCGTCGACATTGATGGTGAAACGGAGGGCAATTCATGA
- a CDS encoding monovalent cation/H+ antiporter subunit D: MTHWIIAPIVLPALLAPFIVLAARYHIGIQRVFSVTGVLALITIAAGLAWQASDGTITLYQLSDWAAPFGIVLVADRLSTMMVLLTAVLALFVLLYAIGSGWDDRGRHFHALFQFQLMGIMGAFLTGDLFNLFVFFEVLLIASYGLMIHAGGDARLRAGVQYVLFNLIGSTLFLFALGSIYAETGTLNMADLAERVALISPDETVGIRIAAVLLLLVFAIKAAVVPLHFWLPSSYAEAPAPVAALFAIMTKVGAYAIIRVYTMIFPPDLEATAGLFGLWLLPAALVSLAIGMIGVLAAKRLDRLVAFSVIGSMGMVMISIALFTPEGIAAALYYIVHSTLAGAVLFLISDLVRTGRTDLEITPQPTIAGAPLTAGLFFVGAIAMAGLPPLSGFLGKLLVLNASYDSDLMVWIWIVVLSSSLISILGFARAGSVLFWKSTSVPPTDETSALPHPAALSYVAVGGLISLLIAHTVFAGQVHGYTTTMAAQLFAPEPYKAMVLDTAGKLSKPSKEEH, encoded by the coding sequence ATGACACATTGGATTATCGCGCCTATCGTTTTGCCAGCCTTGCTAGCGCCCTTTATCGTTCTGGCCGCGCGTTATCATATAGGCATCCAACGGGTGTTTTCCGTGACTGGCGTCCTTGCGCTGATCACCATCGCAGCGGGGCTCGCTTGGCAAGCTTCTGATGGCACGATCACGCTGTATCAGCTGAGTGATTGGGCAGCGCCTTTTGGTATTGTTCTGGTCGCGGACCGGCTGTCGACGATGATGGTTCTGTTGACGGCGGTTCTTGCACTGTTCGTTTTGCTCTATGCCATTGGATCAGGTTGGGACGATCGGGGCCGACATTTCCATGCGCTATTCCAGTTCCAGCTGATGGGGATTATGGGCGCGTTTCTGACGGGCGACCTCTTTAACCTCTTTGTCTTTTTCGAAGTTCTCTTGATCGCCTCTTACGGTCTGATGATCCATGCAGGTGGCGATGCGCGGTTGCGCGCCGGCGTACAATACGTGCTCTTTAATCTTATCGGCTCGACCCTGTTCCTTTTCGCGCTTGGGTCGATCTATGCCGAAACTGGCACGCTCAACATGGCCGATCTTGCAGAGCGCGTTGCGCTGATCAGTCCAGATGAGACTGTCGGAATACGTATCGCCGCAGTTCTTTTGCTGCTGGTATTTGCGATCAAAGCTGCGGTTGTACCGCTGCATTTCTGGCTGCCGTCCAGCTACGCCGAAGCGCCTGCGCCTGTTGCAGCCCTTTTTGCCATCATGACAAAGGTGGGCGCCTATGCGATCATCCGCGTTTACACCATGATTTTCCCGCCCGACCTTGAAGCAACGGCTGGGCTCTTTGGTCTTTGGCTTTTGCCCGCGGCTCTGGTGTCGCTTGCCATCGGCATGATCGGTGTTTTGGCCGCCAAGCGTCTGGATCGGCTCGTCGCGTTTTCTGTTATCGGTTCAATGGGCATGGTGATGATCTCTATCGCGCTCTTTACCCCGGAAGGGATTGCCGCGGCACTCTATTACATCGTGCATTCGACGCTGGCAGGTGCGGTACTGTTCTTAATCTCTGATCTGGTCCGGACCGGGCGCACCGATCTGGAAATCACGCCCCAACCGACTATTGCAGGCGCCCCACTCACCGCCGGGCTGTTTTTCGTTGGTGCGATTGCGATGGCTGGATTGCCACCTTTGTCAGGATTTCTAGGTAAGCTGCTGGTGCTCAATGCATCGTATGATTCAGATCTTATGGTCTGGATTTGGATTGTCGTTCTAAGCTCAAGCCTGATCAGCATTCTAGGTTTTGCGCGCGCAGGGTCCGTGCTGTTCTGGAAATCAACCAGCGTACCGCCAACCGATGAAACTTCTGCGCTGCCCCACCCCGCAGCGCTGTCTTATGTGGCTGTTGGCGGGCTGATCTCGCTGTTAATTGCACATACTGTTTTTGCAGGACAGGTGCATGGCTATACGACAACTATGGCCGCACAGCTTTTTGCACCTGAACCTTACAAGGCTATGGTTCTAGATACAGCTGGCAAGCTTAGCAAACCCTCCAAGGAGGAGCATTGA